The following proteins are encoded in a genomic region of Gimesia algae:
- a CDS encoding ABC transporter permease: MKVVRQMVPLLAAIIILLLLFRIWVPTFLAPENMLDLTQQISVNTILALGMTLVILIGGIDLSVGAMVALVGTTTVYCLSAISGDTQNGFYLLISILAGLGVAALFGIFHGIAAAKTAMPPFIITLASMLIARGCALRFNSGLPISIGDQQTILLEIGNGRLFGVVPFPVVIMLTLFVLMALLLHRTRFGQHIYALGGNREAALYTGIPVVRVEVMVYLICSVLAGVAGLIHTSQLYSAEPASGEMFELTAIAAVVVGGTSFTGGRGTIFGTLIGAIIIGILDKGLNQAGIHYSLQYIVKGAVILIAVYIDVRRNRQAV; the protein is encoded by the coding sequence GTGAAGGTAGTCAGACAAATGGTGCCCCTGCTGGCGGCGATTATTATTTTGCTGCTGCTGTTTCGCATCTGGGTTCCTACATTTTTAGCGCCGGAAAATATGCTGGATCTGACACAACAGATTTCCGTCAATACGATTCTCGCGCTGGGCATGACGCTGGTTATTCTGATCGGCGGGATCGATCTGTCCGTCGGTGCGATGGTGGCTCTGGTCGGAACCACAACCGTGTACTGTCTCTCGGCCATTTCCGGAGATACGCAAAATGGATTCTATCTACTGATTTCAATATTGGCCGGACTGGGAGTGGCTGCGCTCTTTGGAATCTTTCATGGCATCGCTGCTGCGAAAACGGCAATGCCACCATTTATTATCACCCTGGCTTCCATGCTGATTGCCCGCGGTTGTGCGCTCCGTTTTAACAGTGGCCTGCCCATCTCGATTGGAGATCAGCAAACTATCTTGCTGGAGATCGGCAATGGGCGACTTTTTGGCGTAGTGCCTTTCCCCGTGGTCATCATGCTAACACTGTTTGTGCTGATGGCTCTGCTTCTGCATCGTACCCGCTTCGGCCAGCATATTTATGCGCTGGGCGGCAATCGTGAAGCCGCCCTCTATACAGGTATACCGGTCGTCCGTGTGGAAGTGATGGTCTACCTGATTTGCTCTGTACTGGCAGGAGTTGCGGGCCTGATTCACACTTCCCAACTGTACTCTGCAGAACCCGCTTCAGGCGAAATGTTTGAGTTGACTGCGATCGCGGCAGTCGTTGTGGGGGGCACCAGCTTTACCGGTGGGCGGGGCACTATATTTGGAACCTTGATCGGTGCTATTATCATCGGTATACTTGATAAAGGTCTTAATCAGGCTGGCATTCATTACTCACTGCAATACATAGTAAAAGGGGCAGTGATTCTCATTGCCGTCTATATCGATGTGCGACGCAATCGACAGGCGGTTTGA